The genomic segment GCCTCAAGCAACCGCTACCGTTGGCCAGCGACCATTGCCGCCTGCTTGGTGCTGGCAACAGCCATCGTTATGCACCTCGCACCCAGTGGCAGCCGCCTGCTCAGGCTCCAGACTGAGCGTTTACAAACCAGCCAGCACCCACTTGAAGATGGATCAATTGTGGATATGAGCAGCAACACTGAGCTGCTGGTTCGCTATGAGCGTGCCGAGCGCCACATCGACCTGACCCAGGGCGAAGCCAAGTTTTCCGTCGCCAAAAATCCGCAACGACCATTTATTGTCCAAACCCGGCAGGCAGCCATGAAAGCGCTGGGGACGGTCTTTAACGTCGACCAGCGCGGCTCGATTACAGAGCTCACTGTGCTGGAAGGTCGGGTCGAAATCAGCCCCATGAGCGGTCAGGGTCAAAAGACCGTGTTAACAGCGGGTCAACGCATTCGGGTCAGCCAACGCGCGTTAGGCGTCATCAGTCACCTGGACACTGACGCAACCAGTGACTGGGAACATGGTCTGCTGGTCGCCGAAAACCTGCCACTGGCGGAACTGATCATCGAACTCAACCGCTATTCCAACCGACACTGGGCAGCCGCCGACAACGTCAACGAACTGACCGTGAACGGCCGTTTCAATTTACGCGACACCAATAAAAATCTGGTGATCCTGCAGGCATTATATGGTCTTGAAAATCATCCACGAGCCGTTATAAACACCGATATCCAGACCATTTACCTGACCCTCCCCGATATAGATCAAAAAGCGAATCAAGAGACGGATAAAGGGATGAATCAAGGCTGATCATGGGCACTGTCAGCCGTGCCCCACTGATCCGCCGTTGCTGTGAATGCCTCCAGACAAATCATCGGATGCCCCGTATTCAGCGGCCAGCTCTGGCGCAGTATCCCGGTATCTGCCTGATCATCGGCCTAGCACTACAATCACAAGTACATGCACTCGGCAGCCAGACAGCGACGAATCCAGCGACGTCTCCAACAGCCGAGTGCAGCAATAGCGATCAGCGCTACCTGCAACTGGCT from the Candidatus Thalassolituus haligoni genome contains:
- a CDS encoding FecR family protein, with the translated sequence MNRATPLPTLTHHEEERICHWFLHGGLEQANDQQRLEFDHWLAESEARQHKADAISGIWNDPEFSAALAAFDTNTFADEQPSPQSSYASSNRYRWPATIAACLVLATAIVMHLAPSGSRLLRLQTERLQTSQHPLEDGSIVDMSSNTELLVRYERAERHIDLTQGEAKFSVAKNPQRPFIVQTRQAAMKALGTVFNVDQRGSITELTVLEGRVEISPMSGQGQKTVLTAGQRIRVSQRALGVISHLDTDATSDWEHGLLVAENLPLAELIIELNRYSNRHWAAADNVNELTVNGRFNLRDTNKNLVILQALYGLENHPRAVINTDIQTIYLTLPDIDQKANQETDKGMNQG